A DNA window from Hordeum vulgare subsp. vulgare chromosome 1H, MorexV3_pseudomolecules_assembly, whole genome shotgun sequence contains the following coding sequences:
- the LOC123407442 gene encoding protein SRC2-like encodes MAYRVLEVTLISAKDLKKVTVFSKMRVYAVVSISGGDPRTPTHRTHSDRHGGRNPMWHAPLRFPIPTAADPRGLALHVLLRAERSFGDRDVGEVLVPVQDLASAAPPAGEHRHLSYQVRSPMSGRKRGVLHISYSLSDAPAPTAAGPGDPQYMQTNAAAKGGADPVTAYPPYHHQQQHAVPPYGYNPPYGYAGASYGYGPAAAAPYGYGASSAAAARQDGGVGMGSGFGMGLLGAAVGGMMIGLGEGVGEIIADSEMGMDGCF; translated from the coding sequence ATGGCGTACCGGGTGCTGGAGGTGACGCTGATCTCGGCCAAGGACCTGAAGAAGGTGACGGTGTTCTCCAAGATGCGCGTGTACGCGGTGGTGTCCATCTCCGGCGGCGACCCGAGGACGCCGACGCACAGGACGCACTCGGACCGGCACGGCGGTCGGAACCCCATGTGGCATGCGCCGCTGCGGTTCCCCATCCCGACCGCCGCCGACCCGCGGGGGCTCGCGCTGCACGTGCTTCTCCGCGCCGAGCGCTCCTTCGGCGACCGCGACGTCGGCGAGGTGCTGGTGCCGGTGCAGGACCTCGCCTCCGCCGCGCCACCCGCCGGCGAGCACCGGCACCTCAGCTACCAGGTGCGCAGCCCCATGAGCGGCCGGAAGCGCGGCGTGCTCCACATCTCCTACAGCCTCTCCGACGCGCCTGCGCCGACGGCGGCGGGGCCGGGCGACCCGCAGTACATGCAGACGAACGCGGCGGCCAAGGGCGGCGCCGACCCGGTGACCGCGTACCCGCCgtaccaccaccagcagcagcacgCCGTGCCGCCGTACGGCTACAACCCCCCGTACGGGTACGCCGGGGCATCGTACGGCTACGGCCCCGCCGCGGCCGCTCCCTACGGGTACGGCGCATCGTCCGCCGCGgcggccaggcaagacggaggcgTCGGGATGGGGTCCGGGTTCGGGATGGGGCTCCTCGGCGCGGCGGTCGGCGGGATGATGATCGGCCTCGGCGAGGGCGTGGGCGAGATTATCGCCGACTCGGAGATGGGCATGGACGGGTGCTTCTGA